In Streptomyces sp. NBC_01717, one DNA window encodes the following:
- the kdpA gene encoding potassium-transporting ATPase subunit KdpA: MAAWIQASLVLAVVVGLHVPLGDYMARVLDGGKHWRGERTLYRVCGIDPDKEQTWRHYLTALIAFSVMSIAALFALFTLQGKLPWSTGHEGMPWRLALHTAVSFTTNTSWQNYAGESTTGHLAVMAGLGVQAFASAAVGICVALALVRGLVRRSTDDLGNFWVDLLRTIFRVLVPIAVVGGLILMAGGVVQSLGAGHTFTTVTGGKQTILEGPVGSWEPIKLFTGDGGGVFNANSAHPFENPSAWTNAFEIVLMLLIPTACIRMFGRMIGSLKQSWTLLTVVGILFGLLLAAGTLAQTAHTGTVTQAVGGQYEGTETRFGIPGSTLFGVSATGSADGAANSSYDSFSSLGGGVLLSAMMLGEIAPGGTGSGLYGLIVVVLVAVFIGGLMVGRTPEYLRKRIGYGEMRWVVVYALIPPTVILACTGIALAFGDGGTSMGNPGAHGLTELIYAYTSNTNSNGSAMAGFNGATDFHNLLMVFAMLAGRYLPMACVLALAGRLAKQQPGVVTVGTLRAQGVNFVVLATAAAVILALLNFLPALSLGPIADGLL, translated from the coding sequence ATGGCGGCCTGGATCCAGGCATCGCTCGTCCTCGCCGTGGTCGTGGGGCTGCACGTCCCGCTCGGCGACTACATGGCCCGCGTCCTCGACGGCGGGAAGCACTGGCGGGGAGAGAGAACCCTCTACCGCGTCTGCGGAATCGACCCGGACAAGGAGCAGACCTGGCGGCACTACCTCACCGCCCTGATCGCCTTCTCCGTCATGAGCATCGCGGCGCTCTTCGCCCTCTTCACCCTTCAGGGAAAGCTTCCCTGGTCGACGGGGCACGAGGGCATGCCGTGGCGGCTCGCGCTGCACACCGCCGTCTCCTTCACGACGAACACCAGCTGGCAGAACTACGCGGGCGAGTCGACCACCGGGCATCTCGCCGTCATGGCGGGCCTGGGTGTCCAGGCGTTCGCGTCGGCGGCGGTCGGCATCTGTGTGGCCCTCGCCCTGGTCCGGGGCCTGGTCCGGCGGTCCACGGACGACCTCGGCAACTTCTGGGTCGACCTGCTGCGCACGATCTTCCGCGTCCTGGTGCCGATCGCGGTCGTCGGCGGCCTGATCCTGATGGCCGGCGGTGTCGTCCAGAGCCTCGGCGCCGGACACACCTTCACCACGGTCACGGGTGGCAAGCAGACGATCCTCGAGGGACCTGTCGGCTCCTGGGAACCGATCAAGCTGTTCACCGGTGACGGCGGCGGTGTCTTCAACGCCAACAGCGCCCACCCCTTCGAGAACCCGAGCGCCTGGACCAACGCCTTCGAGATCGTGCTGATGCTGCTCATCCCGACGGCCTGCATCCGCATGTTCGGCCGGATGATCGGCAGCCTGAAGCAGAGCTGGACCCTGCTCACCGTCGTCGGCATCCTCTTCGGCCTGCTCCTCGCGGCCGGCACGCTGGCCCAGACCGCGCACACCGGCACGGTCACGCAGGCGGTCGGCGGACAGTACGAGGGCACGGAGACCCGGTTCGGCATCCCCGGCTCCACCCTGTTCGGCGTGAGCGCCACGGGCTCGGCGGACGGCGCGGCGAACTCCTCGTACGACAGTTTCTCCAGCCTGGGCGGCGGAGTGCTGTTGTCCGCGATGATGCTCGGCGAGATCGCGCCAGGCGGCACGGGCAGCGGGCTGTACGGCCTGATCGTGGTCGTGCTCGTGGCCGTCTTCATCGGCGGGCTGATGGTCGGCCGTACGCCCGAATACCTGCGCAAGCGGATCGGGTACGGGGAGATGCGCTGGGTCGTCGTGTACGCGCTGATCCCGCCCACGGTGATCCTCGCCTGCACGGGTATCGCGCTCGCCTTCGGCGATGGCGGGACCTCGATGGGCAACCCGGGAGCGCACGGCCTGACCGAGCTCATCTACGCCTACACCAGCAACACCAACAGCAACGGCAGCGCGATGGCGGGCTTCAACGGCGCGACCGACTTCCACAACCTGCTGATGGTGTTCGCGATGCTGGCCGGCCGCTACCTCCCGATGGCCTGCGTCCTGGCCCTGGCCGGACGCCTCGCCAAGCAGCAACCGGGCGTCGTCACAGTCGGCACGCTGCGCGCGCAGGGCGTCAACTTCGTCGTCCTGGCCACTGCGGCGGCCGTCATCCTGGCGCTGCTCAACTTCCTCCCGGCGCTGTCCCTCGGCCCCATCGCCGACGGACTGCTGTAG